The sequence TCCTCAAAGAGTCCTCCATTTGCCACAATCACCGCCCTACTAGCAGGATTTTCCGTACTACAGGTCACAAGTGCTTTTTTGATGTTCTTTTCCTTGGCGACTTGTAAGCCTTGTCGGAGAGCTTCTTTGGCATAACCTTTGCCTCTTTCAGAGGGGCGAACGGAATAGCCGATATGGCCACCATTTTCTAGTAAGTAGTCATTTAATCGGAGACGAAGGTTGAGAAAGCCAAGAGCCTGGCCTGCTACGTCAAAACTAATCAGCTGGATAGCAGGAACCCAGTTTTCAGGAATATTGAGTCCCGCTTCCGCTTGAAGATTTTCTTCTAGCCACTCTTCATAAACAAAATTCTCAGCATCCCAAAACCCGCCATCGTGGGCTGATTGAGTCTGTTCAAACTCTGCCATCATCTCTAAAACTGTTTCTTTATCTGCCAATATCGGTCTGCGTAGTTCCATATTCCCATCCCACCTAAGAGAAAAGTGAGAGCAGACTCTCACTTTTATTTTTTCTTGCTCTTGTTTAAAAACTGTTCTCTGAGGTTGAGCAAGCGTTCTTTTTTACCTGTCCCACCTTTCGAGTGTTTCTCGTGATAACGGGTCACTTGTGCGCGTCCCTTATCGTCTAATTGGTATTTCCCCATTGCGTTTCCTTCTAATTTGTTACTTCATGTCCGGCTGTTTTAATAGTTGAACCGTTCATGTGTTTGACACGCGCAGCGATTTCCTTGTGGCGTCCATTAACCATCGGACGCGCTTGAGGATTTCCCAGATAACCACACGTACGTTTGACCACATCTACTGTTTTAGGGTCGCTATTGCCACAGTTGGGACAAGCAAAGCCTCGCTCAGTTGGTTCAAAATCCCCTTCAAAGTCACACTTGTAGCAACGATCAATCGGAGTATTGGTCCCTAGATAGCCGACACGGTCATAGGCATAGTCCCAAACAGCTTCCAAGGCTTTAGGATTTTGTTGAAGAACTGGATACTCACAATAATGGATGAAACCACCTGACGCACCTGCTTCTGGATAAACTTTCTCAAAGTCTAATTTTTCAAACGGCGTTGGATTTTTCCGGACATCGTAGTGGAACGAGTTGGTGTAGTATTCCTTATCCGTGATGTCAGGAATAGAACCGAACTTCTCTGTGTCTAAGCGACAGAAGCGATCTGTCAGACTTTCAGACGGTGTGGAGTAGATAGAGAAATGGTAACCATATTGGTCAGACCACTCTTCCACACGACGTTTCATATCGCGAATAATATCCAATGTGAATTCCTTGGCTTCAGGATTGCTTTCCCAGCTATTTCCAAAGAAGACTGTAGCCACTTCGTACAAACCGATGTAGCCCAGCGAAACTGTCGCACGGCGATTCTTAAAGAGTTGGTCAACACTTTCTTCTTTTCCGAGACGGCGGCCGAAGGCTCCATACTGATAAAGGATAGGGGCATTTGCTGGTGTTGCTTCCTTGGTTCGTTCGACACGATAAACCAGAGCATCCTCCGCAATGTTCATTCTCTCGTTGAAGATTTCCCAAAACTTATTCAGATCTCCTTCAGACTCGAGGGCGATACGAGGCAGATTAACCGTCACAACACCTAGATTCATCCGACCTGAATTGACCTCTACGCCATTCTCATCCTTCCATCCTTGGAGGAAGGAGCGACAACCCATAGGAACCTTGAAGGAACCTGTCAGTTCAATAATCTTATCATAGGACAAGACATCTGGGTACATCCGCTTGGTTGCACACTCGAGGGCCAACTGTTTGATGTCATAGTTTGGAGTTCCCTCTTCCAAGTTAAGGCCTCTTTTAAGCGTAAAGATAAGTTTTGGGAAGATGGCTGTGCGGTGTTCTGAACCAAGCCCCTTGATACGAATGGTCAAGATAGCTTTTTGAATTTCCCGTTCAAAACGACTAGTTCCTAGACCAAAACCTAGTGAAGTAAAAGGTGTTTGTCCATTTGAAGTGAAGAGGGTGTTGATTTCATACTCAAGAGATTGCATGGCATCGTAGATGTCTTTTTGAGTTTTCTTCCAAGCATAATCTTCCCGTTTCTCGGGCAAGACCCACTCTTCCGCATCCTTGAGGTGCTTTTGGTAATTCTTCTCCGCATACGGAGCCAAGACTTCATCGATACGGTCAGCTGAGCAACCCCCGTACTGGCTAGAAGCAACGTTAGCGATGATTTGAGAAATTTGAGCTGTCGCAGTCTGGATAGACTTGGGACTCTCTACCTCTGCATTCCCAATCTTAAAACCATTTTCTAGCATGCCTTTAAAATCAATCAAACAGCAGTTGGTCATAGGAGTGTAGGGACTGTAGTCCAAGTCATGATAGTGGATATCCCCTTTTTGGTGAGCATTAGCTACGTGCTTAGGAAGCATTTGCAGCCCAATCGACTTCCCAACAATCCCTGCTGTCAAATCACGCTGGGTGTTGAAGACATCGCTGTCTTTATTGGCATTTTCATTGACAACTGCTTGATCTTTATTGAGAAGTTTATGGATACTAAAGTTGATATCTGTCGCTTTTGAGCGCTCAAAATCCCTTTGTGTCCGATAAGTGATATACTCCTCAGCTAGTGCATACTCTTTGGCTTCAAGGAGTTCGTGCTCTACGACATTTTGAATTTCATAAATCTTGACACCTTGAGGGAAGCGGCTGTGAATTTCAGTCACGATTCTTTCAACTAGACCATTTAGGCGTTTTTCTACTAGAGGCGTAACGTCCATAACCTTTTCCGCCGCCTTGTGGAGAGCCTTGTCAATCTTGTCTACATCAAACACCACTCGTCTACCATCTCGTTTTTCAACGAACAAGGTGGGAACGGTTGCAAGCTTTTCTTCTAATACAATCATATCCATGCTCTTTTCTAAAATGTTGTTCTATGAAGTATTATACCACTCTTAAAATAAAAATCAATATCTTGTGTTAAAAATCCTAAAAATTTTAAAATTCCACAAGATATTGATTTTTTGTTATTTGGATTTATAAAGTTTGAACTCGCTAGTATTTGTCTGAACAAGCTCATAGTTTTCACTGAGCCAGCTCTCTACATCTGACCACAAGGCAACTTTTTGATTGACCACAATCATCTTCGGTTGATTCTCTTTCAGGTCATTCATCAGTTTGGTTTTATTTTCATCGCTTGCAGTATAAAGTGTTGGAGTTGATAGAGAAGTCGGCGCCAAGCGTTCACTTGCACGGTAGAAATCAGGACGATCATCCCAAGCATAGACACGATCCTCAGAACTCGTTTGTTGTTTGACCACGCTAGCAAGACGGTCTCTCTCCTGATAAGTCGTTGGGTGAGAAAGGTAACGACTCACAATAGGAAGAACAATGAGATAAGCAAGGGCAATCAGTGGTAGATAGAAATTTCCTTTAAAGAAAGAAGTTTGTTTCTCACGTCTTCTTCTACGACGACTCCCTCCCTCCGAAACATCTTCCTTGATTCCTGTCAGAAGGAGCAAGACCAAGAAAGGAATTAGCACCACAAGACGAGTACCGTTGATAGGTTCTTGGGAGAGAATCAAGATTCCTAAAGAAATCAACAATCCCAAGCTAGTAGCAATTGAGAGGGCATATTGCTTGGCTGGTTTTGACTGGAACAAGCCTGCAAAGAGCAAACCAAGGGAACCTAATCCAATAGCAAGCAAACCATAGAAGGCTGCATTTTCAAGCAAATGCGAATTTGAAAAGAGGCTAAGAGTATTTACCGGATACAAGGTCTGGCTAAT comes from Streptococcus oralis and encodes:
- the nrdD gene encoding anaerobic ribonucleoside-triphosphate reductase, whose amino-acid sequence is MIVLEEKLATVPTLFVEKRDGRRVVFDVDKIDKALHKAAEKVMDVTPLVEKRLNGLVERIVTEIHSRFPQGVKIYEIQNVVEHELLEAKEYALAEEYITYRTQRDFERSKATDINFSIHKLLNKDQAVVNENANKDSDVFNTQRDLTAGIVGKSIGLQMLPKHVANAHQKGDIHYHDLDYSPYTPMTNCCLIDFKGMLENGFKIGNAEVESPKSIQTATAQISQIIANVASSQYGGCSADRIDEVLAPYAEKNYQKHLKDAEEWVLPEKREDYAWKKTQKDIYDAMQSLEYEINTLFTSNGQTPFTSLGFGLGTSRFEREIQKAILTIRIKGLGSEHRTAIFPKLIFTLKRGLNLEEGTPNYDIKQLALECATKRMYPDVLSYDKIIELTGSFKVPMGCRSFLQGWKDENGVEVNSGRMNLGVVTVNLPRIALESEGDLNKFWEIFNERMNIAEDALVYRVERTKEATPANAPILYQYGAFGRRLGKEESVDQLFKNRRATVSLGYIGLYEVATVFFGNSWESNPEAKEFTLDIIRDMKRRVEEWSDQYGYHFSIYSTPSESLTDRFCRLDTEKFGSIPDITDKEYYTNSFHYDVRKNPTPFEKLDFEKVYPEAGASGGFIHYCEYPVLQQNPKALEAVWDYAYDRVGYLGTNTPIDRCYKCDFEGDFEPTERGFACPNCGNSDPKTVDVVKRTCGYLGNPQARPMVNGRHKEIAARVKHMNGSTIKTAGHEVTN
- a CDS encoding damage-inducible protein CinA; amino-acid sequence: MNVYGKIDEKQEESHYQDWSVPEKREGAPIPFFSILLWSLVATAISVALPFIFGLISPQQSQDLYTGWALHQNGQMYTDYFGTEGLLYYVLTYLFQGSILIALVEWLALFGAGVFLFKAANTLVGQEKEAKRVVFILYLLVAGLAFGGGYALLLALPFLFYSLSIVTNYLAFPKDDKGFVRVGMSLALAFFLAPIPTVLFAAVLALGIIGFNLAKGHFVHGLYQFFASALGFSLLFYPLGYYTVWTGSFGDAISQTLYPVNTLSLFSNSHLLENAAFYGLLAIGLGSLGLLFAGLFQSKPAKQYALSIATSLGLLISLGILILSQEPINGTRLVVLIPFLVLLLLTGIKEDVSEGGSRRRRRREKQTSFFKGNFYLPLIALAYLIVLPIVSRYLSHPTTYQERDRLASVVKQQTSSEDRVYAWDDRPDFYRASERLAPTSLSTPTLYTASDENKTKLMNDLKENQPKMIVVNQKVALWSDVESWLSENYELVQTNTSEFKLYKSK
- a CDS encoding GNAT family N-acetyltransferase; translation: MELRRPILADKETVLEMMAEFEQTQSAHDGGFWDAENFVYEEWLEENLQAEAGLNIPENWVPAIQLISFDVAGQALGFLNLRLRLNDYLLENGGHIGYSVRPSERGKGYAKEALRQGLQVAKEKNIKKALVTCSTENPASRAVIVANGGLFEDVRNGVERYWIDLE